The following proteins are encoded in a genomic region of Streptomyces lunaelactis:
- a CDS encoding pyridoxamine 5'-phosphate oxidase family protein, with amino-acid sequence MTSSTGTSSAGTTWADFRAAEPAFAETVRKRFQQYKHHVLATLRKDGSPRVTGLEVDFRFGELWLGMMPYSRKAQDLQRDPRFAVQANPGPDDSMDGGDVRIGGRALEVTDPEVMARFVAEAKPPEPFHLFRVELDEVVRTHVEGEELVVESWRPGGAVRTVRRR; translated from the coding sequence ATGACATCGAGTACAGGGACATCGAGTGCGGGGACCACCTGGGCAGATTTCCGGGCGGCGGAGCCGGCCTTCGCCGAGACCGTGCGGAAGCGGTTCCAGCAGTACAAGCATCATGTCCTGGCCACCCTCCGCAAGGACGGCTCACCGCGGGTGACCGGCCTCGAGGTGGACTTCCGCTTCGGTGAGCTGTGGCTGGGCATGATGCCGTACTCCCGCAAGGCGCAGGATCTTCAGCGCGATCCGCGGTTCGCGGTGCAGGCCAACCCCGGCCCCGACGACTCGATGGACGGCGGTGACGTACGGATCGGCGGGCGCGCGTTGGAGGTGACCGACCCGGAGGTGATGGCCCGGTTCGTGGCGGAGGCCAAGCCGCCGGAGCCGTTCCATCTGTTCCGCGTCGAACTGGACGAGGTGGTGCGGACGCACGTCGAGGGCGAGGAGCTGGTCGTAGAGTCCTGGCGGCCCGGCGGAGCGGTGCGCACCGTCCGGCGGCGCTGA